The DNA window ATTAACACCAAACCGCGACTTGGAATTGGTCCTGTTGCAGCTGCATTTGGCACCATAGTGTTAGAAATAACGATTTTAGGTATTGGTATGTTGAATTTAGATGCAGCAGTTTTCACTATGCTGTAAACATCTACGATCTTCACCAGACTACTGTCTGGACTGCATTTAAATCCATAGTCCTCGAAAATTTCCTCTCCAATTTCACAGCTAGGTTCCTTTCCAATTGCCAAAGATCTTTTATAGATGTCATTTTTCATCTGAACTACTACGTCGTTTCCAAATTTTTCTTTAAACAACCTAAATTCTTCCACTGGAAGCTGATACTCAATTATATGCACATATGGATTTGACGGTGTGATCCTCCAATTGTTTCGGGCCAGGTAGATCCTGTCAGAAAGCAGCACAATAATCAATTGAAGTCCAAGTATGGCAATCACTGCAAAAACAAGTCCGAGAAATATGAAGAATAGGATGTTAATTCCGAAAAAGATTACGTATAAAAACAAAAGGTTACTTCCAAATAACCTGTCAGCAAGTTTCTTCCCAGAGCTTGGAGGCTCTTCAGGTATAATATCTTCTCCTTCAACCCATGCGAAGTAGAGTGTGGACTGTCTTATTGATTCATGGAAGAACTGTACCGCAAGGATAAGTTCCTCTTTAACATTGGTAACGAATTTTTCTGGGGTGCCGTTGTAAGAAGTTATCGTAACATCCAACGGTGATCCTGCAACTATCTCCACTAAAATTTTCCATCCATATTCTGGATTTATAGCATAAAAACTGAGTTTAGAATTGTTTGATCCGTTGATTTTGTTGACAGAACTAAAATTTTTAGGTTTAGACAATAAATAATATTTATAAATGAATTCAAGTACCTCTTTCATATGCGCCTGAGCAACGGCAGTATCTATGGCAAATTTATAGGTCCTTGTCATTTTCACCAGCTATAACTTTAATTGACAATTATTTCTATGGATTTAATGGATTATGTAATTTTAGAAAAGTGATAATTAACATAAATGTACCTTCAGTCGAATTTTTATTTAAAAACTACTGAAAAATCACCAACCCTTCATAGTGTATGTGTTTTTAAGTTTCTTGATGTTGGATAAATAGTTCAAATCATAGTTTAAGGGAACATATTTATATGTTCGTTTTGCCAACTTTAATAATCATAATATTTCAATGGACTCATAAGATTTAAGTTAACTAATGGGTTTTTTTTGATGAAATGTAGGAGGTTAAAAATTTGCTTCTCTTAATAAGTCCAATAAATGCAGAGGAGGCACTAGAATCTATTGAAGGTGGTGCCGATATAGTAGACGTTAAAAATCCGAAGGAAGGATCCCTTGGAGCTAATTTTCCTTGGGTTATCAAAAATATAAGGGAGATAACTCCTGAAGGCATGCATGTAAGTGCAACTCTGGGTGATGTTCCATACAAACCAGGCACAGTTTCACTTGCAGCTGCTGGAGCAGTTGTTTCAGGTGCTGATTATATCAAAGTAGGTCTTTACGGAACAAAAAACTATGATGAAGCTTTAGAAGTCATGGAAAATGTGGTTAAATCTGTTAGAGAATTTGATGAAGATGCATTGGTAGTCGCATCTGGATACGCTGATGCCCACAGGGTAGGTGCAGTTGATCCCATGGAAATTCCACGTGTAGCTGCCGATGCAGGAGCAGATCTTGCAATGGTCGACACAGCAGTTAAGGATGGAAAAACTTTATTTGATTTTATGGATGTTGAAAAACTTCAAAAATTCAACGACAGCATACATGATTACGGTCTGAAATCTGCTTTGGCAGGTTCTGTTAAAAAGGATCAGCTTAAATTACTCTACGATATAGGATGTGATGTTGTAGGGATAAGGGGAGCTGCATGCACAGGTGGAGACAGAAACAATGGAAGTATACACAGAACTGCTGTGAAGGAATTGAAGGACATGATAGAAAACTTTTAAAGTTTTGAAATCTAATATAAAAGAAATTTAATACAGTTTTTTGTGGAATTTTATTTTATCCAAGGAAACTGAAGGTAAGGGTTTAATGAGATTTAAACCCAAGAAACTATTTGAACAACCTTTTGAGGGTTGGAGGTATTTATATGTTCTCGGAAAAATTGATTAATGCACCAGAAGGGTTCACTTTTGACGATTTTTTGATGTTACCATCAGTATCTTCGGTTGAACCCAAGGACGTTGAAACTACGACCCAAATTTCAAGAAATTACAGAATTAACATCCCAATAGTTAGTTCCGCCATGGACACAGTAACAGAAGGAGAAATGGCAATAGCTTTAGCTCAAGAAGGTGGATTAGGTGTTATTCACCGAAATATGACCATTAATGAGCAGATTAATGAGATCAAAAAGGTTAAACGGTCCGGTGATCTTACAATACGGGATGTTATCACCATAAGTCCTGAAGCCTCCATTGTAGAAGCACAGGAAATTATGGATGAAGAAGAGATAAGCGGACTTCCTGTTGTTAGGGATGGAACAGTCGTAGGTATAATAAGTCGGAGAGATGTAAAACCTATTATAAATTCTGATCCAAAGAGAATGGTTCAGGATATCATGACAGAGGAAGTTGTCACAGTATCTGAATCCACCACACCTGCAGAGGCCCTTGATATAGCCTATGAAAACAAAGTTGAGAGGCTGCCTGTTGTTAAGGACGGTATCATTGTGGGCATACTCACAATGAGGGATATACTTGAAAGAAAGAATTTCCCAAATGCATCCCGTGATAAAAAGGGTAGATTCCTAGTTGCCGCAGCAACAGGACCATTTGATCTTGACAGGGCAATGGCACTTGATGAAGCAGGTGCAGATATAATTGCGGTGGACTGTGCACACGCACACAAACCAAGTATTGTGGATTCTGTTAAAACCATGAACGAAAATATTGATGCAGATCTTTTAGTAGGTAACATAGCCACAGGAGAAGCTGCAGAAGATCTCATGGCAGCAGAAGTTGATGGATTCAAAGTGGGTATAGGTCCAGGTTCCATATGTACAACCAGGATCATATCTGGAGTTGGAGTACCTCAGTTAACAGCTATATCATCGGTGGCAGATGTTGCCAAAGACTACGGAGTTCCAGTTATAGGAGACGGTGGTTTAAGATACTCTGGAGATATTGCGAAGGCCATAGGGGCTGGAGCAGATGCAGTCATGCTTGGAAGTCTTTTAGCAGGTACTCGCGAAGCACCTGGAGATGTTGTTATAATGAACGGAAGGAAGTTCAAACAATACAGGGGAATGGGTTCATTAGGAGCTATGACCGGTGGAGTTGGAGCAGGAACAGACCGTTACTTCCAGGAAGTTAAGGGACCGATGAAACATGCAAAACTCGTTCCTGAAGGAGTTGAAGGAGTAGTACCCTACAAAGGACCTGCAAATGAAATTCTATTCCAACTAATTGGTGGAATAAAAGCATCATTTGGTTACTGTGGAGCAAACAACATAAAAGACATGCAGAAAAAGGCTAAATTTGTAAGAATTTCTCCAAGTGGAATGACAGAAAGCCATCCACACGACCTTACAATAACCAACGAAAGCCCAAACTATCCAACAACAAGATTGTTGTAAAACCCACATCAAATAACTTTTTTTTTTATTTTCTTTAAAAATTAGTAAAGTTCATCCAATTTCTCACGATCCCAAACATATATGTTTTATTATCGAGGATTATACTAAAATATAGAATATTTTTTGACAATTAGACGTTGGTAAGAACCATATGAAATCTGTAATTGTGTTATGTGGAGGGCTGAGTACTCGGATGGGTCAGGACAAGGGATCCATGAATTACCACGGTAAACCTATGATCGTCCACGTGCTTGAATCTTTAAATCAGGTTGCAGATGAAGTAGTATTGGTTCTGAGAAATGAAGTTCAGTACAACAAATACAAAAATTTACTATCCAAAAATGCTTTTTTAGAATCTTCAAACTTCAAAATATTGAAGGATACTATAAAAGATAAAGGACCTCTTGGAGGAATTTATACAGGGATCAGTGCAATTAATTCTGATAAGGCCCTGATTGCCCCATGTGATTCTCCATTCATCTCCAAAGAACTGGTAACACAACTCTTTGAAATCTCTAAAAACTACCCTGATTTTGAATCATTCGTACCAATATGGTCAGATGGAAATATGGAACCACTTCACTCCATTTATCCAGTTAGATCCAAGGAAATAATAGAAGATCTTCTATTAAAGGATCAGAAGAATGTTAAAGCGCTAATAAAAAGGTTAAATGTTAAGTACATAAAAATTGATGAATTTGATCTTCCAAAGAAAAGTTTTCTCAATCTAAACAGTCCCCAAGATATTTCAAAGGTAGAGTAATGTAAATATTAACTAAAAAAATTTTTATGTTGGACAGAGTTGGAAGTAGAAACTTTGAAATACATTTTTAAATCAAAACAATAAAAACTAGATTTAGATACTAAACTCATGGATTCTCTCACTCACATGGGATAATCTTCTTGATAATAATTGAAACCAAAACAATGGGAAACTAACTATTTCTTCAATTTTCTATATGGGGGTTTAAAATTTGTTTACAACAGAATCTCAACTGGCTACAGACGCATGGAAAACTGTTTTAAAACAGATCATGGAATTTGGAGATGAACTGGAGGATGAAAATGAAGAATTCACCAAGGAGTTACTAAACGTAGTAGTGAAAGTAAATGATCCCATTAATTCCCAACCTCCAGAGGGTTATTTCACCATAAAAAAATTTAAAAGATGTGAAAACCACTTTTTAGATCCTGAGAGCAGATTGAATGGGACTGACTATGGTAACAGAATAAGAAGTCACTTTGGATTTAAAATAGGGCGTGATGTATACAGCATCCGAACAGATCAAATAGAATCAGTCTTGGTTCGTCTTAAACGTAACAGTACCACAAGAAGAGCTGTTATAACTATTTTTGATCCCTCAATTGATCACTACAAAGATAATGTTCCAAGTTTGGTGATGATAGACATCATAATCCGTAAAAATAGAATTTACCTAACTGCTGTATGCAGAAGTGTTGATTATTATGGTTCATGGATTCAAAATTTCTTTGCACTTCGGGGTCTATTAAAATATCTTTCAAACCATCTTAAAGTTAAGATGGGACCCATAACAATCCATTCAGTGAGTGCACATGTCTACAAAAGAAACTACAAAGATGTTTTAAATATCAAAAGTTAATATTGTGCTTTTTTGGGTAACAAACAGAATTTATTCTATTATATCTAAATTAAAAGATTTAAATAAATATTTGATGAATTGATTCGCAACTATAAAATTTAGGGAATGTTTAAGCTCAGAAAAAAAAGATATAAACAAAAATTTTTGAGCAAAATGTTTAATACAATTAAAATTTGTTTGGAGAATTATCCGGAACTATTGGGTAGTATTACAGTTACTCCATCGTTTTAACACTTGAAGTTAATTTCCGATGAATCACTAATCTCTACAATTTCAGGGTTACGACCCATTTCCAGAATAAATTTGTTGGCAGTTTCTATCATGTTAACGTAGACGCTTTTACTGATTTTGCATCCCTCAATGATGGTAAATGCCGGCATTTCTCCGTTCAATTCTTTGAACTCAATTACTTCTTCAACCATTTGTCGGTACTGTTTGAGAGTTAACCTCTCCATTAGATCAACCACATCTAGTTTTTTAAGTGAATTATTTATTGTAGGTAGCTTTGATTATTACCACTTAAATATTTTGCGAATTAAAATTCACATTTAGCATTATTTTTCAGATTGAATCTTGTTTAAAGTGGAGGATTCAGTACACTAGTTACTAGTCTAAGTTGGAACTGCTTTCAACAGTTTTGATCACAACGGTCTTATTTGGATCAAATGGATTGGTACGCATTGCAAGTGAGAATAGGTAACGATAATTATTTTTTAAATGTTCCATGTAGTTCAACCATTCAAATATTAGAAGGTCATAAACCCTTTGAACATCTTCTTTTAAATGTTCACAGTCCGATGCAGGTAAATCATAGGTGTTTTCACGTTTATCAAGTTCTTCAGTCAAATGAAAAACAGCTCTCAACAGATCTGTGAAGGTTTCATGTTCTAACAGATTGGGATTTTCAAGAAGTGCAAGTAGAAACATTCTTTTATCTTGAAGAAAAAGTTTGGATTGGTATAAAAAATCTGCAACTTCTTTATTGGAGGGGATGATCATGAGGCTGTGTGCGAGTGAATTGATGTTCTTTTTGGCGTGCTCAAAATCTTCATCTTCCCAACGTGAATTGATAATCAAAATTTTACTGGTTTTGGTTGACTTGGAATCAAACTTGGATATTTCAGTCAGAAGTTCAGTTCCAACTTCACTAAAAAAAGCTCCAATAACCATGTTGAGCTTTTCAAGCATTAATTTTTTTTCTCGTTCATTTATGCCTGTTTGTATAATTATAACTACAATAAGTGCTTCAATTGGAAGGAAAACCATATTAATACCAATATAAAAAAGTTCGGTTTTAGGTTCCCTAAATATCATTGTCTGGACAATGTAAAGGACCAATGATGAAAAAATGAGTATGCCTGCTATTTTGATGTTCCAACTGAACCTCTCGAGAATTTTCATGGTACCATCATTTATCTCTCTAGAACGATTTCATAATTTTTCAGTAATCACAACTGTTATTGGATTGTTTGAGTACATCATTGTTCCCCTTTGACCGGGGGTTCCCTTGGATATCATAATATTAACAACTTCGGATTTAAGGGAAAGTTCTTTGAAGGTGGAAATTGCTTCTGTTGCTGTTTCAAGTAGAATGGATGTTACTAAAATTCTTCCGTTTTTATTAAGTTTTTTGTAACCCTTCTTTATCAGTTGTGGTAGTTTTCCACTGCTACCTCCAATCATGAGAACATCAAATTCTTCAAGATCCTCAAGTGCTTCTAATCCATCTGCTTGGATAACTTCAACCTTGTTCTTAACTTGGTGTTTATTAACATTTTCTTGGGTTGTTTGTGTGGCTAGAGGATTTAGATCTATGGAGTAAACTTTTTTTGCTTTTTTTGCAAATTCTACTGTGAGACCACCTGTTCCACATCCAATATCCACCACAACATCTTCCTCTGAAACTTCAGATTTGCATAGTAAAATGCACCTGATCTCTTCCTTGGTTGGTCCTGGAACCTTTGGATTTTTTATGAAATCAGAGTCTTTGATCATTGCATTTCACCGGTCCATCTTTGGAATAGATGGTTTTCTATGCCGAGCACATCTAAAATTTTACCAACCACAAAATCTGTTAGATCTTCAGTTTTTTCTGGTAAATGATAAAATCCTGGCATTGCTGGTAAGATAATACCTCCTTCCCTGCTTATTTGTACCATGTTCTCCAGATGCACAGTCCTAAGCGGGGTTTCTCTTGGAACTACAACAAGCTTTCTACGTTCTTTAAGTGCCACATCAGCAGCTCTTGTAACTGCATTATTCGCATATCCATTGGCAATTGCAGAGAGGGTTTTCATGGTACATGGAACTATCACCATGGATTCAAATTTGAATGATCCGCTGTTAATTGCAGTTGTTAGATCCTTTGAAGGGTAGAATTCAGTTGCCAGATCAATTATTTCTTCTTCTGTAGAATTTAGTTCGTATTCAAGTATGATCTTGGCAGGATCTGTTAAAACAACTGCTGTTTCAATATTTTTCTCTTTAAGAACTTCTAGAAGTCTTTTTCCGTATATAACTCCACTCGCTCCTGTAATTGCTACTACTATCATTTTTTTCAGCTCTTATGATATTTTAATTATAAATTTAGTTGGAATTGAAAACTTACTCAGGATTGTCAATGAGTTGGTTAAATGAAACATCCTTAGCAAGATTTGAGTACTCTTCAGGTAAATAAACGCAGAGATCAGCATGATTAAATCTAGCATCTCTAAGTGTACTCACTATGGTTGAAATCTTTGAAAGGTTGACTAGGTCTCCATTGGATGATACCAATGTTTTCATCTCATCGAAGGAAGGGTAGTCTGGAACGTCCACAATAACGTAATCTTCAGGCACTCCAAGTTCCTCTGCAATCTGTATTTCATATTGCTGAATTTGTTTGGGTTCTATTTTGAAAATAGCACCGGGATTTGTTAGTTCATCCAGCTTAAGTGAATAAACTGTTTTAAAAAGTTTTCTATTGTCTAGTCTATGGATAATATCTCCAATTAATCCTTCTTGGTATCTTGCTATACTAATTATATCTGCATCGTCGTACTTGTAAATATTTTCAGGGTCTATGTGTCCTTCTTTGAAGAGCTGCTTCAGACATCTTCTAAACATTGAATTGATTATTCTGGTGGTATGATGTTGATAAACACTTGGATACATGAAGTACCTGGCAAGTAGCATACTTTCTGCAGCTTGAACTCCTTTAGACTTTAAAATAAGGTTGTCTTCGAGTTTCATGTTGTGAATCAATCTTTCCACATCTATCACTCCATAGGCAACCCCTGTGTAGTAGGAATCCCTAAGGAGATAATCCATCCTGTCCACATCCAGGTCTCCTGATATGATCTGTCCCAGGGAACCTTCTCCCCTTATCAGGCTTATGATCTCTTCTGGATCATATTTTTCTGACAGGATCGTAGATATTTCAGATTCTCTAATTAATTTTGAAGTTAATTCTTCGTGGGATTGTTTTAAAACAGCTTCAGATACGTGGGAAAATGGTCCATGTCCTGCATCATGAAGAAGGGCACAAACACGAAGAATTTGGCGTTGTTCATCAGGGAGTTTCAATCCATAGGACAGTCTTGAAGCCAAGTACATGGTTCCAATTGAGTGTTCAAATCTGGTATGGTTAGCACCAGGATAAACCAGATATGTGAAGCCCAACTGTTTAATACGTCTCAACCTTTGAATCTGGGGAGTGTCTATTAACTTTACCTCAAATTCATTTATCTGAAGGTTTCCGTGCAGGCTGTCCCTTATAAATTTCACTTAACCACCTGACATTATTATGTTAGTACCATCCTCTGTATGTTCTTCCTTTTTAAAGTCCAGTTCGTACTTTACCCTTTCAATAATTTCATGCAATGCTTTTCTGGTTTCATCACGGTGTGATCCAGATACCGCAGTTAGAAATAAAGGGTCTCCTGGCTTGAAATTGCCAATGTAGTGAACTACTGCTATTTCCAGTACTCCATATTTCTGCTTGACATCATAAACTATTTCCTTTAACTCTTGTTCTGTTTCTAACTGGTTTGGAGTTGTTAGGTCCATTTGTACGGTTTTTTTTCCAGTTTCCTCTCCCCGTACAATTCCCTCAAATGAAAAAATAGCACCGCATTTATTTATTTCAGGGTTTTTTTTGAGTTCTTCTAATAAACTGCAGATGGAGATTTCTTCAACACCTTTCTCAATGATTCTAACAGTCATTTTTTTAACACCACTGTTTGTTTAGTTGATACTACTATTAGCTTGTTTTTTTAATTAATCTATTAATTAAATTTCGTTCAATTCTCTTCTTGAAAGTTGTTTTAATCTGTTTATTCCGTCAATTTCGTAAATTACATCTTTCACAGAACTTGGAATTAAAGATTCCCAATCTTCATCATTTAGCATTCTTTTTCTAACTTCTGTTCCTGAATATGTTTTTCGATTGTATAGCGGTGGAACAGTCACTTCGAATCCGCCCTCTCTAAACAACTGTTGAACAAGGAAATTTCCAGAGTAGACATGTTGGAATGGAGGTGTGAGCATTTTAACATGGGCAACCCATATTGAGTTACATGCAACATCTTGAATAGGAATGATGTAGTACTTGGATGCAGGAATATCATTTTCTGTAAGTGCTTTTGTTAGCATCATTACACGTTCTCCTGCTGTAAAAGGGTCTTTAACTGTGTGGCTTAACTGGGCACTTCCTATCCCAATTATCAACTCGTCAACTTCGTCAAGAATTCTTTTAATAACTTCAAGATGGCCTTCGTGAACAGGTTGCATCCTTCCAACAAGTAAACCTCGCATTTTCTTCACCATGGGAATCATTTTATCATTATATTTGAAAATGAGGCCAAAACAAAACACTGGCCGTAATTAATTAACATTATTATATCTGAACAACTAATTAAATATCTATTTGTATTTTAAATTAATTGACATATTTCTTAATGATTTGCTTAACTTAAACTGGAAGTTCGAGGACACTGTTCAATTCAAGCTTTTAAATTGATAGTGGGATATATTTTTAAGGATATAATAATGAAAAAGAAGTAAAAATCTATTGTATATTACCATTCTCGACTTTTTATTGTAAATGAACAGTGATCATCACCTAATGCATAGCACCGGGTTTCGTTTACTATTTGTTCTTCTTGGAAGTGTGCTGTGAACAGTGCCTTCAATATTCCGGAGTCAAAGGCGCAAGCAGCTTTTCCAAGGGGTGGAAGATTTTGGCACTCAAAACAGTCATAAACGTTTATGGTTAAAGGTTCAAGTTTAATAACTTCAACAGTTCCCAGGCTGTGACCTTGCCAGAATTTAGCAATATTTTGGGCGAGAACTTGAATATCAGGATCTTTAACCTTTTGATATAGGGTTTGACCCACTTGAACTCCTGCTTCGTAGAGAATAGGGTCTATATCTATGCCTTGTCTTATGAGAGAAACTCTGAGGGTATGGAAGATGAGTCTGAAAAATTCGAAGGGATCTCCTTCGCTTTCGATGTATTTGTTAACATATTCATCAAAATTTTCCGAAATAACTTTTTTTCCTGAAAGATGACCCAGATATTCTGATTTAATGAAGAATATCTTTTTTCGGGCGTCGTTTTCATCTACCTTGGATCCTATTATTCCTTCATCTACCATTCTTCTAAGATGTACAGATACTGTTGATTTAGCTTTCCCTGAGAGCTCTACAAGCTGATCAAAACTTAATTCACCTTTTCGTAATACAGATAATATTTTTACCCTGACTGGACTGTTGATTGCATATATTCCTTCAGATGTGGAAAACAATTCTATCTGCATGTCTTTTAAGGGTTCCTTTTGAACCATTGGATCACTTCTTTTAATGTCTGTGGTTTTATTCGTTAACGATAGTATGGAAACCGTAACTTATAAATATCTTGTTCGTTTATATTAGAACATTCGTCTGTAAACGAACATATTTTTGTTTGCAATCGAGCATGATAAATGTTTTGGAAGACATAATAAAAACTATAAATTAGTTATGGGAGGAGAAAGTTATGCCAGAAAAATTGGATATGTTTTGTTATCAATGCAGTCAAACAGCATTTGAAACTGGATGTACAGTGAAGGGTGTTTGTGGAAAGGAAGCAACTGTAGCCAGATTACAGGACAACCTTTTATTTTCAATGAAGGGAATATCAGCTTACCTTTACCATTCAAGAGAATTGGGATACACAGATCCTGAAGTGGATCAATTCCTTGAAAAGGGGTTCTACTCAACGCTCACAAATGTAAACTTCGATCCAGCAGAATTTGTTGAACTAGCCAAAGAATCCGGCATGATGAATATTAAGGCCATGCAGCTGCTTAAAAAAGCTCATATAGAAACCTATGGAGAACCAACACCAACCGAAGTTAAAGTTGGATCAGTTAAAGGTAAGGGAATAATAGCCACTGGCCACAGTTTAAAAGCACTGGAAGAATTACTAAAACAGACCGAAGGAACAGGTATTAACGTATACACTCACTCAGAACTGCTACCTGCGCATGGATATCCTGAGCTAAGAAAGTACAAACACCTCAAGGGACAAATAGGTGGGCCATGGTTTGACCAGAAGAAGACCTTTTCAAACTACCCTGCAGCAATAGTTGGAACATCAAACTGTGTTCTTATCCCAAAAGATGACTACAAGGAGAGAATGTTCACAGTTGGAGTAGCACAGCTACCTGGAGTTACCCATATCGAAGATTACGACTTTACACCAGCCATAGAAATGGCAAAATCCCTCCCTGATCTGGAAGATGAACCTAGGGACACAGTACTTACAACAGGATTTGGCGCCTCAACCATACTTGCACTGGCAGGAAAGATCAAAGAACTTGTATTAGCAGGTAAAATTAAACATTTCTTCGTAGTTGGTGGATGTGACTCACCTAAACCTCAGGCCAAGTACTACACAGAATTTGTCAAAAACCTGCCTGAAGATGTCATAGTACTGACACTTGCATGTGGAAAGTACAGATTCAATGATATGGATCTAGGAAACATAGAAGGAGTTCCAAGGTTAATTGATCTAGGTCAGTGTAACGATGCAATAGTAGGTATAGACGTTGTTGTAGCACTTTCAGATCTCTTTGAAATGGAGATAAACGATCTTCCACTCACATTCGTACTGAGCTGGATGGAACAAAAAGCAGCAGCAATCCTATGGAGTCTTCTTGCATTGGACATCCAAAATATGTATCTCGGACCAATAGTACCAGGATGGGTTAACGACGAAATCTTAAAAGTACTAGTGGACAACTACGGTTTAACACCTATTGGAGACCCAAAAGAAGACATAAAAAAGATGTTAGGTTAAAGTACAAATTTTTTTAACCTATTTAATTACTTTTTTTTTAATCTGAAAATTTAAAATACAATTTATCTAATTTTAAATCTGTTTAATCACTACTTTTCTAAAAGTAGTGTGCACACTAGTTTTATAGGGAATTTTTTCATTTTTAATATCTAGATATTTTGAATTCAATTATAGATAACTTATTATTGATGCTAATACAAACTGGAAATCTATATACTTAAAAGAAAAATTTATAATGATAATATCAAGTTTAATTGATTAATACAACGGTGATAATCAATGATTAATATTAAAAATGTTTCCAAGACGTTTAAAATGGATGATGGTGCAGAGATCAAGGCTTTAGATGATATCAGTATTGATGTAAATGATGGGGAAATACTGGGCATAATCGGTGTCAGTGGATCAGGAAAAAGTACACTTCTTAGAATATTAAGGGGTGTTGAAAAATTCGATGCTGGAGAAATAGATATAGATGATGTGCATGTAAAGTTTGACTCCAATCCATACTACTTCACCAAACTTAAACAGGAAACAGCCATACACCTTCAAAGGTCCTTCGGCCTATGGGCAGAAACAGCACTTCAAAATGTGGTAAGAAAACTCAACGGTGCTAAATACGGAGATGAAGGATTAACAGATTTTAACTATGCTTACGATGAATTTGGAGATGAGGCCAAAGAAATTCTTAAAGTTGTGGGATTGGAACACAAAGCCGATCACTTCGCACCAGTTCTGAGTGGTGGAGAAAAACAAAGACTGATCATGGCGAGACAACTTGCAAAAAAACCTAAAGTACTTCTTTTAGATGAACCTGCCACAATGTCATGTCCTAAAACTAAACAGGATGTTTTAAATGCTATAAAAAATATTAACAAGAAA is part of the Methanobacterium lacus genome and encodes:
- a CDS encoding HD domain-containing protein → MKFIRDSLHGNLQINEFEVKLIDTPQIQRLRRIKQLGFTYLVYPGANHTRFEHSIGTMYLASRLSYGLKLPDEQRQILRVCALLHDAGHGPFSHVSEAVLKQSHEELTSKLIRESEISTILSEKYDPEEIISLIRGEGSLGQIISGDLDVDRMDYLLRDSYYTGVAYGVIDVERLIHNMKLEDNLILKSKGVQAAESMLLARYFMYPSVYQHHTTRIINSMFRRCLKQLFKEGHIDPENIYKYDDADIISIARYQEGLIGDIIHRLDNRKLFKTVYSLKLDELTNPGAIFKIEPKQIQQYEIQIAEELGVPEDYVIVDVPDYPSFDEMKTLVSSNGDLVNLSKISTIVSTLRDARFNHADLCVYLPEEYSNLAKDVSFNQLIDNPE
- a CDS encoding molybdenum cofactor biosynthesis protein MoaE, yielding MTVRIIEKGVEEISICSLLEELKKNPEINKCGAIFSFEGIVRGEETGKKTVQMDLTTPNQLETEQELKEIVYDVKQKYGVLEIAVVHYIGNFKPGDPLFLTAVSGSHRDETRKALHEIIERVKYELDFKKEEHTEDGTNIIMSGG
- a CDS encoding nicotinamide-nucleotide adenylyltransferase, with the protein product MKKMRGLLVGRMQPVHEGHLEVIKRILDEVDELIIGIGSAQLSHTVKDPFTAGERVMMLTKALTENDIPASKYYIIPIQDVACNSIWVAHVKMLTPPFQHVYSGNFLVQQLFREGGFEVTVPPLYNRKTYSGTEVRKRMLNDEDWESLIPSSVKDVIYEIDGINRLKQLSRRELNEI
- a CDS encoding V4R domain-containing protein, encoding MVQKEPLKDMQIELFSTSEGIYAINSPVRVKILSVLRKGELSFDQLVELSGKAKSTVSVHLRRMVDEGIIGSKVDENDARKKIFFIKSEYLGHLSGKKVISENFDEYVNKYIESEGDPFEFFRLIFHTLRVSLIRQGIDIDPILYEAGVQVGQTLYQKVKDPDIQVLAQNIAKFWQGHSLGTVEVIKLEPLTINVYDCFECQNLPPLGKAACAFDSGILKALFTAHFQEEQIVNETRCYALGDDHCSFTIKSREW
- the hcp gene encoding hydroxylamine reductase encodes the protein MPEKLDMFCYQCSQTAFETGCTVKGVCGKEATVARLQDNLLFSMKGISAYLYHSRELGYTDPEVDQFLEKGFYSTLTNVNFDPAEFVELAKESGMMNIKAMQLLKKAHIETYGEPTPTEVKVGSVKGKGIIATGHSLKALEELLKQTEGTGINVYTHSELLPAHGYPELRKYKHLKGQIGGPWFDQKKTFSNYPAAIVGTSNCVLIPKDDYKERMFTVGVAQLPGVTHIEDYDFTPAIEMAKSLPDLEDEPRDTVLTTGFGASTILALAGKIKELVLAGKIKHFFVVGGCDSPKPQAKYYTEFVKNLPEDVIVLTLACGKYRFNDMDLGNIEGVPRLIDLGQCNDAIVGIDVVVALSDLFEMEINDLPLTFVLSWMEQKAAAILWSLLALDIQNMYLGPIVPGWVNDEILKVLVDNYGLTPIGDPKEDIKKMLG